From Topomyia yanbarensis strain Yona2022 chromosome 1, ASM3024719v1, whole genome shotgun sequence, one genomic window encodes:
- the LOC131676814 gene encoding UPF0415 protein C7orf25 homolog: MDNEYTLEELACLTQEKIDLGEKLLEDLAKLDSVDGVRKISKKISQELKFLNKVKNTRTVSVNHILCSNLTHFGCLVQCLLSCENVTHVDYPLPLEERGSKLRVDIVADGGATWIKVIARNPKSLSDAVHGRTSYGSKSILEQAEEYVEAAESNPHMFKPPRVVFRFLSNIDDELVTELQQIGVIVLVLQTSQPVPRTETATVKSLNLDITTLIAYVSAMTNGSAHWEYNEPLLTEQARWEREKPIKPLLEQYFHGKELICCETAYSSFNEILSILGGPKEKSRAEELFRKVRILPDVPLPQEMKNIKVGGKIKPRSLQIFAFGLMHEAITVTSNEGFVRAARMQGLEVPVFLHDARALTEEKEQSGRLLDE, translated from the exons ATGGACAATGAGTACACCTTGGAAGAACTCGCCTGTCTGACCCAGGAGAAAATCGACCTGGGCGAGAAACTGCTGGAAGATTTGGCCAAGCTGGACTCGGTCGACGGAGTACGAAAAATCTCCAAGAAAATCAGTCAGGAGTTGAAATTTCTTAATAAG GTAAAGAACACCAGAACGGTTTCGGTTAACCACATCCTGTGCAGCAACTTGACACACTTCGGCTGCCTGGTGCAGTGTCTTCTGAGCTGCGAAAATGTGACTCATGTGGATTATCCTTTGCCGCTGGAGGAACGCGGTTCAAAGCTACGGGTGGACATTGTAGCCGATGGAGGCGCAACATGGATTAAAGTGATCGCTCGTAACCCGAAATCGCTGAGCGACGCTGTGCACGGTCGCACTAGCTACGGATCAAAAAGTATACTCGAACAGGCGGAAGAGTATGTCGAGGCAGCCGAATCCAACCCGCATATGTTCAAACCTCCGCGGGTGGTGTTTCGCTTCCTGAGCAATATCGACGATGAACTGGTCACTGAACTGCAGCAGATCGGAGTTATCGTTCTGGTGCTACAAACATCCCAGCCGGTTCCTCGAACCGAAACTGCCACAGTCAAAAGCCTAAACTTGGACATTACAACGCTGATCGCGTACGTCAGCGCTATGACGAACGGGTCCGCTCATTGGGAGTACAACGAACCGCTGCTTACGGAACAGGCTCGCTGGGAACGTGAAAAACCAATTAAACCTCTGCTGGAGCAGTACTTTCACGGGAAGGAACTGATCTGCTGTGAAACTGCATATTCCTCCTTTAACGAGATCCTATCGATTTTGGGAGGACCGAAGGAAAAATCTCGTGCCGAAGAATTATTCCGGAAGGTTCGAATACTGCCGGATGTCCCACTGCCCCaggaaatgaaaaatattaaagTGGGTGGTAAAATAAAACCCCGAAGTTTGCAGATATTTGCCTTCGGACTGATGCACGAAGCCATCACGGTTACCTCGAACGAAGGGTTTGTCCGGGCGGCCCGGATGCAGGGATTGGAAGTGCCGGTGTTTCTGCACGATGCCAGAGCATTGACGGAGGAAAAGGAGCAGAGTGGCCGTCTGTTGGATGAGTGA
- the LOC131676813 gene encoding neurochondrin homolog, with the protein MSDQISDPIRKCAIILKGAKNDTEKFAALFMVTKLIKSEDCTQAGKRLLFDSIGFDFIRRLLGNKDAPDASAYQSVALSILSSFCDDEQLATHQDMLDSIPVFLGIVSTCDDDEYDDNLIVINEAYHCLQSIAAHEAGRQALKEHGVIKKMAEVYTQQSFQIDEALTLIVTLVSHFGAASWEDDPTLFHALLQRVSLDFETDHAERKFELAEMITVLLFTCRKELISRSVSGEIWPECLYKGVTDILKSKIGKAQRDPTLKLTANVLEVLGIEWTLSDQDCPKKFFLLLLQLAAIEVRMQMENKSFNQVLVQGDLITACFIILELSINYMSTDQLDLEQKEKQQVYTGLKGAFTAVLSVFTKLSNETRKDKLQKKEKAFACAMIRVLSAWLAQETSALKAQVFKLIPFIFQLANESFYESRDHRIKARTEPTREQAPADVLRVTLPAMCHLVVEEDARKIFLKEKEEQVLYDCLLFHWSIAHYKKPPVPRAERLKRMNEPDPEMTQQQLDEMKDSRTAIVSLCNIFMNITVLEPKLVEESAVFAQMLRFIFDNLPELKDTPDNLVLHGHLSVLGLLLLKQQASKIKKNDFSICRYIQTTIRFLWDAYNIDESNDPQALVVSMAYKEYWFEVMELWFLGMQTMSGIIKLIPWISEFAVESGWAAGIIETLRKVKIGTLPPNVKLAYEDFLSQLVDANPTVADVLKKADALKVCRNHRMMELGKKLFGD; encoded by the coding sequence ATGTCGGACCAGATTAGTGACCCGATTCGGAAATGTGCCATTATACTGAAGGGAGCTAAAAATGATACGGAAAAATTTGCCGCCTTGTTCATGGTGACGAAGCTGATCAAGAGTGAGGATTGCACCCAGGCCGGAAAGCGGTTGCTGTTTGACTCGATCGGATTCGATTTCATTCGTCGACTGCTGGGTAACAAGGATGCTCCGGACGCTTCCGCTTATCAAAGTGTTGCTTTGTCGATTTTGAGCAGTTTTTGTGATGATGAACAGCTTGCGACCCACCAGGATATGTTGGATAGTATTCCAGTGTTTTTGGGGATCGTGTCCACTTGCGACGATGATGAGTACGACGATAATCTAATCGTGATCAATGAGGCCTATCACTGTCTGCAGAGTATTGCTGCGCACGAGGCTGGAAGACAGGCTTTGAAAGAGCATGGAGTGATCAAGAAGATGGCAGAAGTTTACACCCAGCAAAGTTTCCAGATTGATGAGGCACTAACGTTGATCGTGACACTGGTTAGCCATTTTGGTGCAGCTTCCTGGGAGGATGATCCCACTTTGTTCCATGCTTTGCTGCAACGAGTTTCGTTGGATTTCGAGACGGACCATGCTGAACGAAAATTTGAGCTAGCGGAAATGATAACGGTGCTGTTGTTTACCTGCAGGAAGGAGTTGATTTCAAGATCCGTTTCGGGAGAGATTTGGCCGGAATGTTTGTACAAAGGTGTGACTGATATTCTGAAGAGTAAAATCGGGAAAGCGCAGCGAGATCCGACGCTCAAATTGACAGCTAATGTTTTGGAGGTTTTGGGTATTGAGTGGACGCTCAGTGATCAGGATTGTCCGAAAAAGTTCTTCCTGTTGCTGCTGCAGTTAGCGGCCATTGAAGTGCGCATgcaaatggaaaacaaaagtTTCAATCAGGTACTAGTCCAAGGTGACCTCATCACAGCATGCTTCATCATCTTGGAACTATCGATCAACTATATGTCAACTGATCAGCTAGATTTGGAGCAGAAGGAAAAGCAGCAAGTCTATACTGGTTTGAAGGGTGCTTTTACCGCAGTTTTGTCTGTTTTCACcaaactttcaaatgaaaccagaAAGGATAAACTGCAGAAAAAGGAGAAAGCCTTCGCGTGCGCCATGATCCGAGTTCTCAGTGCTTGGTTGGCTCAGGAAACATCTGCTCTGAAGGCACAGGTTTTCAAATTGATCCCATTCATATTTCAATTAGCCAATGAATCTTTTTACGAATCGCGTGATCATCGCATTAAAGCTAGGACTGAACCGACACGAGAGCAAGCTCCGGCAGACGTTCTTCGAGTGACACTTCCAGCAATGTGCCACCTTGTCGTTGAAGAGGATGCTCGTAAAATCTTTCTCAAAGAAAAAGAGGAACAGGTTCTGTACGATTGTCTGCTCTTTCATTGGTCAATCGCTCACTACAAGAAACCCCCGGTTCCTCGTGCCGAACGTCTCAAGCGCATGAACGAACCAGACCCAGAGATGACCCAACAGCAGTTGGATGAGATGAAAGATTCCCGGACAGCCATCGTCTCATTGTGCAACATTTTCATGAATATCACAGTACTGGAACCAAAATTAGTTGAAGAAAGCGCCGTGTTTGCCCAGATGCTTCGCTTCATTTTTGACAACCTGCCGGAACTGAAGGACACCCCCGACAATCTAGTTTTACACGGCCATCTATCCGTTCTGGGGCTACTCCTGTTGAAGCAACAGGCGTCCAAGATAAAAAAGAATGACTTTTCAATCTGCCGCTACATTCAAACTACGATTCGGTTTCTGTGGGATGCCTATAACATCGATGAATCCAACGATCCCCAGGCACTGGTCGTCTCCATGGCGTACAAGGAGTACTGGTTCGAAGTCATGGAACTGTGGTTTCTTGGAATGCAAACCATGAGCGGCATTATCAAGCTTATTCCGTGGATTTCCGAGTTCGCCGTCGAGTCAGGCTGGGCTGCCGGAATTATAGAAACACTACGGAAGGTCAAAATCGGAACGTTGCCACCGAATGTGAAGCTTGCCTACGAGGACTTCCTCTCACAGCTGGTCGACGCCAATCCGACCGTGGCTGACGTACTGAAGAAAGCCGATGCACTCAAGGTGTGCCGGAATCATCGAATGATGGAACTGGGCAAAAAACTTTTCGGCGATTGA